From a region of the Ammospiza nelsoni isolate bAmmNel1 chromosome 26, bAmmNel1.pri, whole genome shotgun sequence genome:
- the LOC132084203 gene encoding olfactory receptor 10A5-like, with protein MEPAEEQDAGNHTLLSEFILSGLSSRPELQHLLFFTICFVYSMTLIGNLLICMATAHPTLHTPMYFFLRVLSILDISTASVVVPKMLVSTLSEDRSISYLGCVTQLYCVVFLASTEWYLLAAMAYDRYVAVCRPLRYPALMSTRACFSMVLLSCCSGQVVSVVQTAWVFTLPFCGPRSINYFFCDIPPLVLLSCADTSRYERQLISATVLVIFTPFCLILLSYTCIISSILRISSAESRHKTFSTCSSHLTVVTLYCASGTLIYLQPKSSDSQEAKKVLALIYTTVIPTLNPLIYSLRNKEVKEVLVRGMAVLMKK; from the coding sequence ATGGAGCCAGCAGAGGAACAAGATGCAGGAAACCACACCCTGCTGAGTGAATTCATCCTCTCTGGGTTGTCCAGCCGCCCGGAACTCCAGCACCTGCTGTTCTTCACAATCTGCTTCGTTTACAGCATGACTCTCATCGGGAACCTCCTCATCTGCATGGCCACAGCTCACCCCACCCTCCACACGCCCATGTACTTCTTCCTCCGCGTCCTGTCCATCCTGGATATTTCCACAGCCTCAGTGGTGGTCCCCAAGATGCTGGTGAGCACCCTGTCAGAGGACAGGAGCATCTCCTAcctgggctgtgtcacacaGCTCTACTGTGTGGTTTTCTTAGCGTCCACTGAGTGGTACCTGCTGGCAGCCATGGCCTACGACCGCTACGTGGCCGTGTGCCGCCCGCTGAGGTACCCGGCCCTCATGAGCACCAGGGCTTGCTTCTCCatggtgctgctctcctgctgcagcggCCAGGTGGTGTCGGTGGTGCAGACAGCCTGGGTGTTCACCCTGCCCTTCTGTGGGCCCAGGAGCATCAACTACTTCTTCTGTGACATCCCGCCGCTGGTGCTGCTCTCGTGCGCGGACACCTCGCGCTACGAGCGGCAGCTGATCTCGGCCACCGTGCTCGTCATCTTCACGCCCTTCTGCCTCATCCTGCTGTCCTACACCTGCATCATCTCCAGCATCCTGAGGATCtcctctgcagagagcaggcacAAGACCTTCTCCACCTGTTCCTCGCACCTTACCGTGGTAACGTTGTACTGCGCCAGCGGGACTTTGATTTACTTGCAGCCAAAATCCAGTGATTCACAGGAGGCCAAGAAAGTCCTGGCTCTCATATACACAACTGTAATTCCCACTTTAAACCCCCTCATTTACAGCCTGAGGAATAAAGAAGTGAAAGAAGTACTAGTCAGAGGGATGGCTGTGTTGATGAAGAAATAA